A region of Macaca thibetana thibetana isolate TM-01 chromosome 20, ASM2454274v1, whole genome shotgun sequence DNA encodes the following proteins:
- the ZG16B gene encoding zymogen granule protein 16 homolog B, with protein MRQPEAMLLLLTLALLGGPTWAGKMYGPGGGKYFTTTEDYDHEITGLRVSVGLLLVKSVQVKLGDTWDVKQGASGGNTQEVTLQPGEYITKVFVAFQTFLRGMVLYTSKDRTFYFGKLDGQIFSAYPSQEGQVLVGIYGQYGLLGIKSIGFEWNYPLEEPTTEPPVTVT; from the exons ATGCGCCAGCCAGAGgccatgctgctgctgctcacGCTTGCCCTCCTGGGGGGCCCCACCTGGGCAGGGA AGATGTACGGCCCTGGAGGAGGGAAGTATTTCACCACCACTGAAGATTACGACCATGAAATTACAGGGCTGCGGGTGTCTGTGGGTCTTCTCCTGGTGAAAAG TGTCCAGGTGAAACTTGGAGACACCTGGGACGTGAAACAGGGCGCCTCAGGTGGGAATACCCAGGAAGTCACCCTGCAGCCAGGCGAATACATCACAAAAGTCTTTGTCGCCTTCCAAACTTTCCTCCGGGGTATGGTCCTGTACACCAGCAAGGACCGCACTTTCTATTTTGGGAAGCTCGATGGCCAGATCTTCTCTGCCTACCCCAGCCAAGAGGGGCAGGTGCTGGTGGGCATCTATGGCCAATATGGACTCCTCGGCATCAAGAGCATTGGCTTTGAATGGAATTACCCACTAGAGGAGCCGACCACTGAACCGCCAGTTACTGTCACATGA